A part of Lactobacillus sp. ESL0700 genomic DNA contains:
- the mutL gene encoding DNA mismatch repair endonuclease MutL yields the protein MAQIHELSVNLTNQIAAGEVIERPASVVKELVENAIDAGSSRIRIDFIDAGLKEIVVQDNGSGIASDQIDLAFTRHATSKITNERDLFNVGTLGFRGEALASIAAVSHVEILTNVNETAGTRAEFTGGVKTLQEDAAAKKGTQITVKDLFYNTPARLKYLRSPRTEIMKIVDIVNRIALGYPDLALTLANEGRVLLRTAGNGNLQQTVSSVYGRHIAEKMLPFESSNSDFTVTGLMSKPELTRSTRNFISILLNGRYIRNYQLSAAVMDGYGTHLASKHYPIAIVKVEVDPLLVDVNVHPTKQEVRLSKEREVSRLITNAISSTLLSLNNHSDGLANLTTAKQETLVDQLKFNLNKNVVDTKRVVPANEVHESSAPKITTPKHTQYVDLTVPRDDDRYVITKTWHDNVIRQKQLTPFVNSSSNSAVVSTGDEVLANNLPELTLVGQTRTYLVAASGEDLYLVDQVAARRLLQFIAIEQAILKQKITQQGLLTPLTLSFGNLDFLQIKDNLAAINQIGLFLEEFGSDTFILRSYPMWIKGDPELAIRAILDSFLNVDQTDTANLVKRIAARQADQEITGRTKLTNAEASELLTKLRQTADPYHDARGNLVLVRLRQSELNKMFKKDK from the coding sequence ATGGCGCAAATTCATGAATTGTCAGTAAACTTAACTAACCAAATTGCGGCTGGGGAAGTAATTGAGCGGCCAGCAAGTGTGGTTAAGGAATTAGTGGAAAACGCGATTGATGCTGGCAGCAGCCGAATTCGAATTGATTTTATTGATGCGGGTCTAAAAGAAATCGTCGTTCAAGATAACGGTTCGGGAATTGCCAGCGATCAAATTGACCTTGCTTTTACCCGGCACGCAACGAGCAAGATTACTAACGAGCGTGACCTGTTTAATGTGGGAACTCTGGGCTTTCGCGGCGAGGCTCTAGCTTCGATTGCGGCAGTTAGTCATGTAGAAATTTTAACTAACGTTAATGAAACTGCAGGAACGCGAGCCGAATTTACTGGCGGCGTCAAAACCTTGCAGGAAGATGCGGCGGCTAAAAAAGGCACGCAGATCACGGTCAAAGACCTGTTTTATAACACGCCAGCCCGCTTAAAGTATTTACGCAGTCCCCGCACCGAAATCATGAAAATTGTCGACATTGTGAACCGGATTGCTCTGGGCTACCCTGATTTAGCTTTAACATTGGCAAATGAAGGGCGCGTTTTATTAAGAACTGCCGGCAATGGCAACTTGCAGCAGACGGTCTCCAGTGTCTATGGCCGCCATATTGCTGAAAAAATGCTGCCTTTTGAGAGCAGCAATAGTGACTTTACGGTTACTGGCTTAATGTCAAAACCCGAATTAACGCGATCGACACGTAATTTTATTTCAATTTTGTTAAATGGGCGTTACATCAGGAATTATCAGTTATCAGCTGCTGTAATGGATGGCTACGGCACGCATTTAGCTAGTAAACATTATCCAATTGCAATTGTTAAGGTTGAGGTTGACCCGCTGCTAGTCGATGTCAATGTTCACCCAACAAAGCAGGAAGTGCGTTTGTCTAAGGAGCGTGAGGTCAGCCGCCTGATTACGAATGCGATTAGCAGCACATTGTTGTCGCTAAATAATCATAGTGATGGACTGGCTAATTTAACAACGGCTAAGCAAGAGACCTTGGTAGACCAGCTCAAGTTTAATTTGAATAAAAATGTTGTTGATACCAAGCGGGTTGTTCCGGCTAATGAGGTTCATGAAAGCTCTGCTCCCAAGATTACAACACCCAAGCACACGCAATATGTCGATTTAACAGTTCCGCGTGATGATGATCGCTACGTGATTACGAAAACTTGGCACGACAATGTTATCCGCCAAAAGCAGTTGACTCCATTTGTGAATAGCTCAAGTAATTCGGCAGTTGTGTCGACTGGGGATGAAGTTCTCGCTAATAATTTGCCGGAATTAACCTTGGTTGGCCAGACAAGAACTTACTTGGTAGCCGCAAGTGGTGAAGATTTATACTTAGTTGACCAAGTTGCCGCAAGACGATTACTGCAGTTTATTGCGATTGAGCAAGCGATTTTGAAACAAAAAATCACCCAGCAGGGCTTATTGACGCCATTGACACTTTCTTTTGGCAATTTGGATTTTCTTCAAATTAAGGATAATCTGGCGGCAATTAATCAGATTGGCTTATTCTTGGAAGAGTTTGGCAGCGACACTTTTATTTTGCGGTCTTATCCAATGTGGATTAAGGGCGATCCTGAACTGGCAATTCGGGCAATTTTGGATAGCTTTTTGAATGTTGACCAGACTGATACTGCGAATTTGGTCAAGCGAATTGCGGCGCGGCAGGCTGATCAAGAAATTACGGGCAGGACCAAGTTAACAAATGCGGAAGCCAGTGAGCTTTTGACTAAATTACGGCAGACTGCTGACCCTTATCACGATGCTCGCGGCAACCTAGTGCTGGTGCGTTTGCGACAGAGTGAATTGAATAAAATGTTTAAAAAGGATAAATAA
- the mutS gene encoding DNA mismatch repair protein MutS: protein MMEQYYEIKKQYPDAFLFYRVGDFYELFEDDAVKGAQILELTLTHRSNKSENPIPMAGVPHVAVDSYVDTLVEKGYKVALCEQLENPKDAKGMVKRGIIQLVTPGTRMNDKPSEAKDANYLTSVVTTKSGFGLAYSDLSTGEIFATHLKTFAAVANELLSLRTREVVYNGHLSNDDSEFFNKANITVSAPVELTEKHAEVSFVEQNLTNHVEKAAVQQLVGYLLTTQKRSLAHLQVAQSYEVSQYLQMSHTVQNNLELTASAKTGKKMGSLFWVLDKTHTAMGGRLLKQWLARPLLSIEKLTARQEMVQALLDGYFTRENIIDALKGVYDLERLTGRIAFGNVNARELLQLAHSLQAVPTILTALQDADSSGLQNFAAKIDPLKGVAELITSTIVDQPPVVTTDGGLIRPGVDSQLDRYRDAMNNGKKWLAEMEVSERQKTGIDNLKVGYNKVFGYYIQVTNSNKNKVPTERYTRKQTLTNAERYITPELKEHENLILEAQTKSTDLEYDLFVKLRDEVKKYIAALQKLAAQLASLDVFCSFAQVAEENNYCRPAFHSANQDVKVVAGRHPVVEKVMKAGAYIPNDVKLDEDTNIFLITGPNMSGKSTYMRQMALIAVMAQVGSFVPADSADLPIFDQIFTRIGAADDLISGQSTFMVEMTEANAALQSATKRSLVLFDEIGRGTATYDGMALAGAIVQYLHDEVGAKVLFATHFHELTAMEQKLPHLKNIHVGATEENGKLIFLHKILPGPADQSYGIHVAQLAGLPRKVLREATKLLKRLEAQGSNLGPAATQLDLFSTNEVTTDEQLEEPVEDEVTGKEKDILDEISNLYLADKTPLEVMQLVANWQEDLKDEQ from the coding sequence ATGATGGAGCAATATTACGAAATTAAAAAGCAATATCCCGATGCCTTCCTTTTTTATCGCGTCGGTGATTTTTATGAATTATTCGAAGATGATGCGGTTAAGGGTGCACAAATTCTGGAATTAACCTTAACTCACCGGTCAAATAAAAGTGAAAATCCAATTCCAATGGCAGGTGTGCCCCACGTTGCCGTTGATTCTTACGTTGACACTTTGGTGGAGAAGGGTTACAAGGTTGCCTTATGTGAGCAACTGGAAAATCCGAAAGACGCCAAGGGAATGGTTAAGCGTGGGATTATCCAATTAGTAACGCCAGGCACGCGAATGAATGACAAACCTAGCGAAGCCAAGGATGCCAATTATTTAACGTCGGTGGTGACAACCAAGAGCGGTTTTGGCCTAGCTTATAGCGATTTGTCAACGGGTGAAATTTTTGCGACCCATTTAAAGACGTTCGCGGCAGTGGCTAATGAGTTGCTGTCATTGCGCACGCGTGAGGTCGTCTATAATGGTCATTTAAGTAATGACGACAGCGAATTTTTTAATAAAGCTAACATTACAGTTTCGGCACCAGTTGAACTGACCGAAAAGCATGCGGAAGTTTCCTTTGTTGAACAAAATTTGACTAATCATGTCGAAAAAGCGGCTGTGCAACAACTAGTAGGTTACTTATTAACCACGCAAAAGCGCAGCTTGGCCCACTTGCAAGTTGCTCAAAGTTATGAAGTCAGCCAATATTTGCAAATGTCGCACACAGTGCAGAACAACTTGGAGTTAACAGCTTCTGCTAAAACTGGCAAAAAGATGGGTTCCTTGTTCTGGGTTCTTGATAAGACGCACACAGCAATGGGTGGTCGTTTGCTCAAGCAATGGTTAGCACGACCTTTATTATCAATTGAAAAGTTAACTGCGCGCCAAGAAATGGTTCAAGCCTTACTTGACGGATATTTTACGCGGGAAAATATCATTGATGCACTCAAGGGTGTCTATGATTTGGAACGTTTGACGGGACGAATTGCCTTTGGGAATGTTAATGCCCGTGAATTATTACAACTAGCTCATTCTCTGCAGGCTGTACCGACAATTTTAACGGCATTGCAAGATGCAGATAGTTCGGGTTTACAAAATTTTGCCGCTAAGATTGATCCGTTAAAAGGCGTAGCGGAATTAATTACATCAACAATTGTTGACCAACCACCGGTTGTTACTACTGATGGTGGACTAATTCGGCCGGGAGTTGATAGCCAGCTTGACCGTTATCGTGACGCAATGAATAACGGTAAAAAGTGGTTGGCAGAAATGGAAGTTTCTGAACGCCAAAAGACGGGAATTGATAACCTCAAAGTCGGTTACAACAAGGTTTTTGGCTACTACATTCAGGTGACTAATTCTAACAAGAATAAGGTGCCAACTGAGCGTTACACTCGCAAGCAGACGTTAACTAATGCCGAGCGTTATATCACGCCGGAGTTAAAGGAGCACGAGAATTTAATCTTAGAAGCACAGACCAAGTCAACGGATTTGGAATATGATTTGTTTGTTAAATTGCGTGATGAAGTCAAGAAGTATATCGCTGCTTTGCAAAAATTAGCCGCACAATTAGCCAGTCTTGATGTCTTTTGTTCGTTTGCTCAAGTTGCAGAAGAAAACAATTATTGCCGGCCAGCTTTTCACTCCGCTAATCAAGATGTCAAGGTGGTAGCAGGACGCCACCCTGTAGTTGAGAAGGTAATGAAGGCAGGAGCTTACATCCCTAACGATGTTAAACTCGATGAAGATACCAATATTTTCCTAATTACTGGTCCTAACATGTCCGGTAAAAGTACCTACATGCGGCAAATGGCGCTTATTGCAGTGATGGCGCAAGTCGGTTCCTTTGTTCCGGCAGACAGTGCTGATTTGCCAATTTTTGATCAAATCTTTACCAGAATTGGGGCCGCTGATGACCTGATTTCAGGGCAAAGTACCTTTATGGTAGAAATGACAGAAGCCAATGCCGCATTGCAGTCAGCAACGAAGCGCAGTCTGGTATTATTTGATGAAATTGGCCGTGGCACTGCGACTTATGATGGTATGGCTTTGGCCGGTGCAATTGTGCAGTATTTGCATGATGAAGTTGGCGCCAAAGTCTTATTTGCGACGCACTTCCATGAATTAACAGCGATGGAGCAGAAGTTGCCACACCTTAAGAACATTCATGTTGGTGCAACCGAAGAAAATGGTAAGTTGATTTTCTTACATAAAATTTTACCGGGACCAGCTGACCAAAGTTATGGTATTCACGTAGCACAATTGGCGGGATTGCCGCGTAAAGTTTTGCGCGAAGCAACCAAATTATTGAAGCGACTTGAAGCTCAAGGCAGCAATTTGGGACCAGCGGCTACTCAACTGGATTTATTTAGCACTAATGAAGTCACTACTGATGAGCAACTTGAAGAACCAGTAGAAGATGAAGTTACAGGTAAGGAAAAAGACATTCTTGATGAAATTTCGAATCTTTACTTGGCGGATAAAACGCCGCTTGAGGTAATGCAGCTGGTTGCAAATTGGCAGGAAGACTTGAAGGATGAGCAATAA